In Patescibacteria group bacterium, the genomic window GACGTTTAACTCTTATTTTTAAGAAAAACTGATACTGTTTTGGTTTTTTATTTCCGCTGATCTTCGCGACGACATTTTATAAACATGCTCGTCTGTATGACTTTTTTGAAGGGCGAATAAAACCAACAAATACTTGATTAAGTATCTTAGCAAACTTTATCAGTCTTGTCAAGAGAGATGAGTTTAGGGCTTAAAAAATGGTATTTTGTCTCATGTTTCTTCAATATAACTGATAACTACCGATAGAAGCTTTTTAATAAAAAAATAAAATCTAAAATAAGTTTTTCAATATTACCTTGACTTTCGAAAATTCCTTTTCTGTCTTTGACGGCCTTGATTGACTCTTCTTTTGCTATAGCGACGGCCAAACTTCTTCCGTGAACGTGAATAATTATAAGATTTTTTTTTCTTAGAATATCCTTTTTTTGGCAAATTCTTGGCCGAGATTGAACTTTTTTTACTAACCACAAGCTGTTTTTTTATCAATCGTTCGATATCTCGGACATCACGCCCTTGATCAGAGGTAGCGAAAGAAATAGCTTTTCCTTTTTTTCCGGCCCGAGCGGTCCGCCCAATCCGATGGACATAGTCATCAGGAGTGCTCGGTAAATCATAATTTATAACCACTTCAATATTTTTTACATCAATCCCGCGAGCCGCGATATCCGTGGCCACTAAAATTCTATATCTACCCGTCTTAAAGCCTTCAATGGCTGTTTGGCGCTGAGCCAGGCTGCGGTTAGAGTGAATTTCGTGGGCTGAAAAACCCATGGCTCGAATAATCTTGGCTAGTTTTTTGGTGCCCCATTTGGTTCGACAAAAAACCAAAACCGAACCGGAGAATTGGTTAAGAATATTTTTTAAGAATGATATTTTTTCATTGCCTTTTAGAAAAATAACTTCCTGATCGACCTCTTTAACCGTGGTTCCCGACTGTGATATTTCTACCCTTAAAGGCAGGTGCATATGCCGGCTGGCCAGGGACACAATAGAAGAAGGCATAGTAGCCGAAAAAAGCAGAGTCTGTCTTTTTTTAGAAATTTGCTTAATAATCTTTTCAATTTGAGGGGCAAAGCCCATATCAAGCATGCGGTCAGCTTCATCAAGCGTTAAAATTCCCACCTGATTTAGAATTGATTTATCACGGGAAAGAAGATCAATCAGCCGGCCGGGGGTGGCCATTATAACATGCGGTTTATTTTTCAAGGCCTTTTTTTGCATTTTGGCAGAAGCACCCCCAATAACCACGGCTGTTTTAATATTTAAAGATTTTCCAAATTGTAAAAATACTTGGTTTACTTGAGCAGCCAG contains:
- a CDS encoding DEAD/DEAH box helicase — its product is MTNQSETNFEGLSIAPKLRQILDRNNFKKPTPIQSKTIPLAIQGQDLMGIAQTGTGKTLAFVIPMIQNIARLKKRGLVLVPTRELAAQVNQVFLQFGKSLNIKTAVVIGGASAKMQKKALKNKPHVIMATPGRLIDLLSRDKSILNQVGILTLDEADRMLDMGFAPQIEKIIKQISKKRQTLLFSATMPSSIVSLASRHMHLPLRVEISQSGTTVKEVDQEVIFLKGNEKISFLKNILNQFSGSVLVFCRTKWGTKKLAKIIRAMGFSAHEIHSNRSLAQRQTAIEGFKTGRYRILVATDIAARGIDVKNIEVVINYDLPSTPDDYVHRIGRTARAGKKGKAISFATSDQGRDVRDIERLIKKQLVVSKKSSISAKNLPKKGYSKKKKSYNYSRSRKKFGRRYSKRRVNQGRQRQKRNFRKSR